From the genome of Actinomycetota bacterium:
ACCTGGCCACCCTGCGCAAGGCCGCCGGCGCCCCGGCCAACGCCCGCCTGGGCCACACCGGCCCGATCTGCGCCGAGACCGCCCGCCGGCTGGCCTGCGACGCCAACCTCGTCCCGGTCGTGCTCGCTGGCGCGTCGGTCCCGATCGATGTTGGGCGCACCACCCGCGACCCGACCATCGCCCAGCGCGACTGCCTGCTCGTGCGCGACAAAGCCTGCCGCGGCTGCGGGGCGCCCGCCCACCTGTGCGTCGCCCACCACTGCGTGCGGTGGACCGACCTGGGCCCAACCGACCTCAACAACCTCGTGCTGCTGTGCTACCACTGCCACCAGCTCGTCCACGAAGGCGGCTGGAAGGCCCGGTGGAACCCCGACAACACCGTCACCTTCACCACCCCCGACCAGCGACACATCATCCGACCACCACCCACCTGACCCTCCGGGTCCAACCCCCCAACCTGTAACCATGCCGCGCGTCGAACTCGCGCGGGCTGCGCTCGAGAGCTGCAGTCCCTCCGGGTTACCCGCAGCCTGCCAAGCGACACCGCCCGCGGGCTGCGGCCACGTCTCGAAGCACTTCGGGAGTTCCCTCGGTTCGACCCGCCGCCCGTTCGCGACCAAGAGCACCATGACGAGCCGAGCGCTGGTCGGTCACGGCCGCGCCACGCTGGCTCGCGGTCATCCCGCGGCGGCCCACGCCCGCTGGTCGGTCAGGAAGGTCGTGACCGCCTCGGTGAGCGCTTCGGCGATGCCGTCCTGGAAGCGCGGTTGCTCCAGGCGCCGTCCTTCCTGCGGATGGGTGAGGAACCCCGGCTCGATGATCACGGCAGGAGCTCGCGACTCGCGCAGCAGCGCTGACGCCGACGGATGGCAGCGGCAGTGCAGCGTCCCGATCTGCTCGACGATCGCGCCGACCGCCAA
Proteins encoded in this window:
- a CDS encoding HNH endonuclease — encoded protein: LATLRKAAGAPANARLGHTGPICAETARRLACDANLVPVVLAGASVPIDVGRTTRDPTIAQRDCLLVRDKACRGCGAPAHLCVAHHCVRWTDLGPTDLNNLVLLCYHCHQLVHEGGWKARWNPDNTVTFTTPDQRHIIRPPPT